One region of Mycolicibacterium insubricum genomic DNA includes:
- a CDS encoding putative quinol monooxygenase, with translation MPVVIVATMTAQPEKVDEVRAACLAAVAEVHNEPGCQLYSVHQNDNTFVFVEQWVDEDAVKTHSSAPAIGTLFGAIGGLLEGAPDIKMLAPLGGGDPAKGLLRG, from the coding sequence ATGCCCGTCGTCATCGTCGCCACCATGACCGCCCAACCGGAGAAGGTCGACGAGGTCCGCGCGGCCTGTCTGGCCGCCGTCGCGGAGGTCCACAACGAGCCCGGCTGCCAGCTCTACTCCGTGCACCAGAACGACAACACGTTCGTGTTCGTCGAGCAGTGGGTCGACGAGGATGCCGTCAAGACGCACAGTTCCGCCCCGGCAATCGGCACCCTGTTCGGGGCAATCGGCGGGCTGCTCGAGGGTGCGCCGGACATCAAGATGCTGGCCCCGCTCGGCGGCGGCGATCCGGCCAAGGGGCTGCTGCGAGGCTGA